One stretch of Punica granatum isolate Tunisia-2019 chromosome 5, ASM765513v2, whole genome shotgun sequence DNA includes these proteins:
- the LOC116208929 gene encoding probable glutathione S-transferase, with protein sequence MAEPCCIRTCKGSFNQEYRCLLVSWKAAWSDGEEREKLKEEVRDHLRTLNLQLKDKKFFGGDSVGFLDISANYMAYWIIIIQEVTGVDLFVEDKFPTMWKLAEEFRCYPLIKDNRPEEERLFALFKAHSKSLMNASK encoded by the exons ATGGCAGAGCCATG CTGCATAAGGACTTGTAAAGGATCATTTAATCAGGAATACAGG TGCTTGCTTGTCTCGTGGAAAGCTGCATGGAGTGATGgggaggagagggagaagCTGAAGGAGGAGGTCCGTGATCACCTCAGGACACTCAACTTGCAGCTCAAAGACAAGAAGTTCTTCGGAGGGGACAGCGTTGGGTTCTTGGACATCTCGGCGAACTACATGGCCTACTGGATCATTATCATTCAGGAAGTCACAGGCGTCGATTTGTTCGTGGAGGACAAGTTTCCGACGATGTGGAAATTGGCCGAAGAGTTCAGGTGCTACCCCCTTATAAAGGACAATCGGCCCGAGGAGGAGAGACTGTTTGCCTTATTTAAAGCCCACTCCAAGAGCCTGATG